One window of Streptococcus troglodytae genomic DNA carries:
- the citX gene encoding citrate lyase holo-[acyl-carrier protein] synthase translates to MSDIDIFKGEEVTLKEMMAAREQRSFRQLSLLQKFKEKSLLCATMNIPGPIKSSESLNKAFQSIINLVKEDLKDHIIFERDIHQKTGWEYYCLSDLSVLELKTKMIAVETKHSIGRLMDLDVLHLVNGIPQPISRQRLGFPRRQCYVCQNDAKICSRSRKHSVIEMQEAIAKLIKINH, encoded by the coding sequence ATGTCTGATATAGATATTTTTAAGGGAGAAGAAGTCACACTTAAGGAGATGATGGCTGCTCGTGAACAACGCAGTTTTCGACAATTGTCTTTACTTCAAAAATTTAAAGAGAAATCCTTACTGTGTGCTACCATGAACATTCCCGGTCCAATTAAAAGCTCAGAAAGCTTAAATAAAGCCTTTCAGTCAATTATTAATCTTGTCAAGGAAGACTTAAAAGACCATATTATTTTTGAAAGGGATATTCATCAAAAGACTGGCTGGGAATATTATTGCCTTTCTGACTTGTCTGTATTAGAGTTGAAAACGAAGATGATTGCTGTTGAGACAAAACATAGCATTGGCCGTCTGATGGATTTGGATGTCTTACATCTAGTTAATGGTATACCGCAGCCAATCAGTCGTCAGAGACTCGGTTTTCCTAGACGTCAATGTTATGTTTGCCAAAACGATGCTAAAATTTGCAGCCGTTCTCGTAAACACAGTGTTATTGAAATGCAAGAAGCTATCGCAAAACTCATCAAAATCAATCACTAA
- a CDS encoding ABC transporter ATP-binding protein, whose product MKKVLEIKHLSKRYGQQLALDNVNLTIQKGEIYGLIGKNGAGKTTLIKVITKLIQPSQGSISVFGSSTQSEWTHALKRVGSVIETPVALNHLSARQNLHYYCKARHVPNADKVIDESLALVGLTNTGKKKFRGFSLGMKQRLGIAIALIVKPDFLILDEPINGLDPVAIKEFRHMIKKLNGEHGMTVIISSHILSELYQVATRFGIIENGHIIKEISKADFDTQSEDYIVLKTSHINKASQILQDQMNYRIKVTNADNEIHVFGQSHSIKGIAKELVANAVDIDEIYYKRQDLEDYFTKIVE is encoded by the coding sequence ATGAAAAAGGTACTTGAAATCAAACACTTGTCTAAACGATATGGACAACAATTAGCGCTTGATAATGTTAATCTTACTATTCAAAAAGGTGAGATCTATGGACTAATTGGTAAAAATGGCGCAGGTAAGACAACTCTCATCAAAGTCATTACAAAACTTATTCAGCCAAGTCAGGGAAGTATTTCAGTCTTTGGTTCTAGCACCCAGAGCGAATGGACACACGCTCTTAAGCGTGTTGGTTCTGTGATTGAGACACCTGTTGCACTTAATCATTTGAGTGCTCGACAAAATCTGCACTACTACTGCAAGGCACGACATGTTCCTAATGCTGACAAAGTAATTGACGAAAGTTTAGCACTGGTTGGCCTTACCAATACAGGTAAGAAAAAATTCCGTGGTTTTTCACTTGGTATGAAACAGCGTCTGGGTATAGCTATAGCCTTGATTGTCAAACCGGATTTTCTCATCTTAGACGAACCAATTAATGGCTTGGATCCTGTGGCGATCAAAGAATTTCGTCACATGATTAAGAAACTTAACGGAGAACACGGCATGACAGTGATTATTTCCAGTCATATCCTATCTGAGCTTTATCAAGTAGCTACTAGGTTCGGTATTATTGAGAATGGTCATATTATCAAGGAAATTAGCAAGGCTGATTTTGATACCCAAAGCGAAGATTATATCGTTTTAAAGACCAGTCATATCAATAAAGCCAGTCAAATTCTTCAGGATCAAATGAATTATCGTATTAAGGTCACTAACGCGGACAATGAAATTCATGTATTCGGACAATCTCATAGCATCAAAGGCATTGCCAAAGAACTGGTTGCAAATGCTGTTGATATTGACGAAATCTACTACAAACGCCAAGATTTAGAAGATTACTTCACAAAAATTGTAGAATAA
- a CDS encoding response regulator transcription factor, with translation MARILQIEDNNDIQKILRDFFSEEHEVIQAYSGTEGLRLFEAENIDLVLLDIMLPGKSGEEVLQEIRKVSSVPIIMLTALSDKQLISQYLLAGANDYIVKPFDLEEVYARVTVQLRSVTKSHNPATKQTALSIKNITVNPDTFEISYLEKSVRLGKKEFQILHALLQYPKKIFTKEDLYESVWKEPYLPGDNTLNAQLSNLRRKLAQVDDSTDYIETIWGLGVRLKGED, from the coding sequence ATGGCACGTATTTTACAAATTGAAGATAATAATGATATCCAGAAAATTTTACGAGACTTTTTTTCAGAAGAACACGAGGTGATTCAAGCATACTCAGGAACCGAGGGCTTGCGGTTATTTGAAGCGGAAAATATTGACTTAGTTCTTTTAGACATTATGCTGCCTGGAAAAAGCGGTGAAGAAGTCCTTCAAGAAATTCGCAAAGTTAGTTCTGTTCCCATTATCATGCTGACAGCTCTTAGTGATAAGCAGCTGATCAGTCAATATTTGCTTGCAGGTGCTAATGATTATATCGTCAAACCTTTTGATCTTGAAGAAGTTTATGCACGCGTGACAGTTCAACTACGTAGTGTAACAAAAAGCCACAATCCAGCAACTAAACAGACGGCTTTGTCAATTAAAAATATCACTGTCAATCCAGACACTTTTGAAATTTCTTATTTAGAAAAATCTGTACGATTAGGAAAGAAAGAATTTCAGATTTTACACGCCTTGCTTCAGTACCCTAAGAAAATATTTACCAAGGAAGACTTGTATGAATCGGTTTGGAAAGAGCCTTACTTACCCGGTGATAATACTTTAAATGCGCAGTTAAGCAATCTTCGCAGAAAACTCGCACAGGTTGATGATAGCACAGACTATATTGAAACAATCTGGGGATTAGGTGTTCGGCTAAAAGGAGAAGATTGA
- a CDS encoding ABC transporter permease — translation MLHTIQADFYRLFRSKGFWISEFLLILNIISGVFWGDTGHVGIQPPQKVKTTWTGFKALINCSNNISTTVLFILIIIAIVVGVDLNQKLYKNSITCGVSRTGYFFAKASVIIAISFSQFILSYALAFILGTIVHGLGTAPHNFAAHFTITVLIQLLCSIAWASIATFALYMTHSIVAIFVSFILGTAILGLPAVIFSKIELFKYFGLNFNFGLASDATIAQNSALVALGFIVIFALFGLIIFKKQDL, via the coding sequence ATGTTACACACGATTCAAGCTGATTTCTATCGTTTATTTCGCTCCAAAGGATTTTGGATTTCAGAATTTCTTTTAATACTAAATATTATTTCTGGTGTTTTTTGGGGAGATACAGGGCACGTTGGTATCCAACCTCCACAAAAAGTAAAAACTACTTGGACTGGCTTTAAAGCCCTTATCAATTGCTCGAATAATATTTCTACTACAGTGCTGTTTATCTTAATTATTATTGCCATCGTTGTTGGTGTGGATCTAAATCAAAAATTATATAAAAATAGTATTACTTGCGGTGTGTCGCGAACCGGTTATTTCTTTGCGAAAGCTTCTGTCATTATTGCTATTTCATTTAGTCAGTTTATCCTCTCATATGCACTAGCCTTCATCTTGGGAACAATCGTTCACGGTCTAGGTACAGCACCTCATAATTTCGCTGCACATTTTACGATAACAGTCCTTATTCAGCTATTATGCAGTATTGCCTGGGCTAGCATTGCTACCTTTGCACTTTATATGACTCACTCAATTGTAGCTATCTTTGTAAGCTTTATTCTTGGGACTGCCATCTTGGGTCTCCCTGCTGTTATCTTTTCTAAAATAGAACTATTTAAGTACTTTGGTTTAAACTTCAACTTTGGCCTTGCAAGTGATGCAACTATTGCACAAAATTCGGCTTTAGTTGCTCTTGGATTTATCGTCATCTTTGCATTATTTGGCTTAATTATTTTTAAAAAACAAGACTTATAA
- the citF gene encoding citrate lyase subunit alpha yields MAENKLGRDIPRKYADQYGVFEGELAHIKSYKESSRQVKPVKPSDDKLLSSIHEAIEKTGLKDGMTISFHHHFREGDYVMNMVLDEIAKMGIKDISIAPSSIANVHEPLIDHIKNGVVTNITSSGLRDKVGAAISEGIMENPVVIRSHGGRARAIAADDIHIDVAFLGAPSSDAYGNANGTRGKTTCGSLGYAMIDAKYADQVVIVTDTLVPYPNTPISIPQTDVDYVVVVDAIGDPEGIAKGATRYTKNPKELLIAEYAAKVITSSPYYKEGFSFQTGTGGASLAVTRFMREQMLKDNIKANFALGGITNAMVELLEEGLVDKILDVQDFDHPSAVSLDRNAEKHYEIDANMYASPLSKGSVINQLDTCVLSALEVDTNFNVNVMTGSDGVIRGASGGHCDTAFAAKMSLVISPLVRGRIPTFVDKVNTVITPGTSVDVVVTEVGIAINPNRPDLIEHFKDLKVPQLTIEELKEKAYAIVGNPQPIQYGDRVVALIEYRDGSLIDVVRNV; encoded by the coding sequence ATGGCAGAAAATAAATTAGGACGAGATATCCCTCGAAAATATGCTGATCAATATGGTGTATTTGAAGGAGAACTTGCACATATTAAAAGCTATAAGGAATCCAGCCGACAAGTTAAGCCGGTAAAGCCTAGTGATGACAAATTATTGTCTTCTATTCATGAAGCAATTGAAAAAACGGGACTCAAAGATGGTATGACCATTTCTTTCCACCATCATTTTCGTGAAGGTGATTATGTCATGAATATGGTACTTGATGAGATTGCTAAGATGGGGATCAAAGATATTTCTATCGCTCCAAGTTCAATTGCCAATGTTCATGAACCACTGATTGATCATATTAAAAATGGTGTTGTCACTAATATTACTTCAAGTGGTCTGCGTGATAAAGTCGGTGCCGCTATTTCAGAAGGTATTATGGAAAATCCTGTTGTTATTCGTTCTCACGGTGGACGTGCGCGTGCTATTGCAGCAGATGATATCCATATTGATGTTGCCTTTTTGGGAGCTCCAAGCTCGGATGCTTATGGCAATGCTAACGGAACTAGAGGAAAAACAACCTGTGGTTCACTTGGTTATGCTATGATTGATGCCAAATATGCTGATCAGGTCGTCATTGTTACAGATACTTTGGTGCCATATCCTAATACACCTATTAGCATCCCGCAAACAGATGTTGATTATGTAGTCGTAGTAGATGCTATTGGTGATCCAGAAGGTATTGCTAAAGGTGCTACACGTTATACTAAGAATCCTAAAGAATTACTTATTGCAGAGTATGCTGCTAAAGTGATTACAAGCTCTCCTTACTATAAGGAAGGTTTCTCTTTCCAAACAGGTACTGGAGGTGCTTCCCTTGCTGTGACACGTTTTATGCGCGAACAAATGCTTAAGGATAACATAAAAGCTAATTTCGCACTCGGTGGTATTACGAATGCAATGGTTGAACTATTGGAAGAAGGGCTGGTTGATAAGATCCTCGATGTTCAAGATTTCGACCATCCATCTGCTGTATCTTTGGATCGTAATGCTGAAAAACATTATGAAATCGATGCTAATATGTATGCTTCGCCATTAAGTAAGGGTTCTGTTATCAATCAATTAGACACTTGCGTTCTCTCAGCTTTGGAGGTTGATACAAATTTCAATGTTAATGTTATGACAGGTTCAGATGGCGTTATTCGCGGAGCGTCAGGCGGTCACTGTGATACAGCTTTTGCTGCTAAAATGAGTCTGGTTATTTCCCCATTGGTTCGTGGACGTATTCCTACTTTTGTTGATAAGGTTAATACTGTTATCACACCGGGTACAAGTGTTGATGTTGTCGTAACAGAAGTTGGTATTGCTATCAATCCTAATCGTCCAGATTTGATTGAACATTTCAAAGATTTGAAAGTACCTCAATTGACCATTGAAGAATTAAAGGAAAAAGCTTACGCTATTGTTGGTAATCCTCAACCTATTCAATATGGTGATAGAGTTGTAGCGCTTATTGAATACCGCGATGGTAGCTTAATTGATGTTGTTCGTAATGTCTGA
- a CDS encoding Blp family class II bacteriocin, translating into MNTLAFEQFETLDTESLSSVEAGGVILGVAGAIAGGVGGFLTGAVAGAAVGSVTVPVVGSIPGATAGAIGGAITGAATLGIAGAAVNNWGPWV; encoded by the coding sequence ATGAACACTTTAGCTTTTGAACAATTTGAAACTTTGGATACTGAATCTCTGTCATCTGTTGAGGCCGGAGGTGTTATCTTAGGTGTTGCTGGTGCTATAGCTGGCGGAGTAGGGGGCTTCCTTACTGGAGCGGTAGCCGGAGCTGCAGTTGGATCTGTAACTGTGCCAGTTGTTGGTTCAATTCCGGGAGCTACTGCTGGAGCTATCGGTGGAGCTATAACCGGAGCTGCTACTCTTGGTATAGCCGGTGCCGCTGTTAATAACTGGGGACCTTGGGTCTAA
- a CDS encoding oxaloacetate decarboxylase subunit alpha: MTRIHIMETVLRDGQQSQIATRMTTKEMLPVLKTLDEAGYHALEMWGGATFDSCLRFLNEDPWERLRTIRKHVKKTKLQMLLRGQNLLGYRNYADDVICSFIQKSVENGIDIVRIFDALNDPRNLQTAVNATKEAGGHAQAAISYTTSPVHTVDYFVHLSKEYAEIGADSICIKDMAGVLTPQTGYDLVKRIKEAVELPLEVHTHATSGISEMTYLKVAEAGADIIDTSVSSFAGGTSQPATESMVIALEELGFETGVDLKKVEAAAVHFNTVRDHYRKEGLLNPKTKDIEPKTLIYQVPGGMLSNLLSQLTEQGLDDRYEEVLAEVPRVRADLGYPPLVTPLSQMVGTQSLMNIISDERYKVVPNEIKDYVRGLYGRPPAAIADDIKVKIIGDEEVITVRPADLIGPQLPKLRQEIAEYARSEEDVLSYASFPKQAKDFLGRREDPFYDVPVQNVSVTIDFD, from the coding sequence ATGACAAGAATCCATATTATGGAGACGGTCTTAAGAGACGGACAGCAAAGTCAAATTGCTACACGAATGACAACTAAAGAAATGCTGCCTGTTCTTAAAACTTTGGATGAAGCTGGATATCACGCCTTAGAGATGTGGGGTGGAGCGACCTTTGATTCCTGCCTTCGTTTTTTAAACGAGGATCCATGGGAAAGATTGCGTACTATTCGTAAACATGTAAAAAAGACAAAATTGCAGATGTTGCTGCGTGGTCAAAATTTATTGGGCTACCGCAATTATGCTGATGATGTTATTTGCTCTTTCATTCAAAAATCGGTTGAAAATGGTATTGATATCGTCCGTATTTTTGATGCTTTAAATGATCCGCGTAATCTACAAACAGCAGTTAATGCTACTAAGGAAGCTGGTGGGCATGCTCAAGCAGCTATTTCTTATACAACGAGTCCTGTTCATACAGTTGATTATTTTGTTCATTTATCTAAAGAGTATGCTGAAATTGGAGCAGATTCCATTTGTATTAAGGATATGGCTGGTGTTTTAACACCACAAACAGGTTATGACCTTGTCAAGCGTATCAAGGAAGCGGTTGAGCTGCCACTAGAAGTACATACTCATGCGACAAGTGGTATCTCTGAAATGACCTATCTTAAGGTTGCAGAAGCAGGTGCTGATATTATTGATACGTCTGTATCTTCTTTTGCAGGCGGAACTAGTCAACCAGCGACAGAATCAATGGTTATCGCTTTAGAAGAACTTGGTTTTGAAACAGGTGTTGATCTAAAGAAAGTTGAGGCAGCAGCAGTTCATTTCAATACCGTCCGTGATCACTATCGTAAAGAAGGTCTTTTAAATCCTAAGACTAAGGATATAGAGCCTAAAACTTTGATTTATCAAGTTCCGGGGGGGATGTTGTCTAATTTGCTTAGTCAATTGACAGAACAAGGTTTAGATGACCGCTATGAAGAAGTGTTGGCCGAAGTTCCCCGTGTTAGAGCTGATTTGGGTTACCCGCCATTGGTTACACCTTTATCGCAAATGGTTGGGACACAATCTCTGATGAACATTATCTCTGATGAACGTTATAAGGTCGTTCCTAACGAAATTAAGGATTATGTCCGTGGACTTTATGGACGCCCACCTGCAGCCATTGCTGATGATATTAAAGTAAAAATCATTGGGGATGAAGAAGTGATTACAGTACGCCCTGCAGACTTAATTGGACCTCAATTACCTAAACTTAGACAGGAAATTGCTGAATATGCAAGAAGTGAAGAAGATGTTTTAAGTTATGCCTCTTTCCCAAAACAAGCTAAAGATTTCTTGGGGCGTCGTGAAGATCCCTTCTACGATGTCCCTGTACAAAATGTTTCTGTTACCATTGATTTTGATTAA
- the xerS gene encoding tyrosine recombinase XerS, translating to MRRELLLEKIDELKELMPWYVLEYYQSKLTVPYSFTTLYEYLKEYRRFFEWLIDSGVSNANKLADIPLETLEHLSKKDMESFILYLRERTLLNTKNKRQGVSQTTINRTLSALSSLYKYLTEEVENADGEPYFYRNVMKKVSTKKKKETLAARAENIKQKLFLGNETMEFLEYVDCEYEHKLSKRALSSFRKNKERDLAIIALLLASGVRLSEAVNLDLKDVNLNMMIIEVTRKGGKHDSVNVAGFAKPYLENYITIRQGRYKAEKTDLAFFLSEYRGIPNRMDASSIEKMVAKYSQDFKIRVTPHKLRHTLATRLYDATKSQVLVSHQLGHASTQVTDLYTHIVNDEQKNALDKL from the coding sequence ATGAGACGTGAACTCTTACTTGAAAAAATTGACGAACTTAAGGAACTTATGCCTTGGTATGTGCTAGAGTATTATCAATCTAAATTGACAGTTCCTTATAGTTTTACGACCTTATACGAATATTTAAAAGAATATCGGCGTTTCTTTGAATGGTTAATTGATTCTGGTGTCTCTAATGCGAATAAACTTGCCGATATTCCGCTGGAAACTTTGGAGCATCTTAGTAAAAAAGATATGGAATCCTTTATTCTTTATTTACGAGAACGAACTCTTTTAAACACTAAAAACAAACGTCAAGGTGTCTCTCAGACAACGATAAACCGCACACTTTCAGCCTTATCAAGTCTTTATAAATACTTGACTGAGGAAGTTGAAAATGCTGATGGTGAACCTTATTTTTATCGAAATGTCATGAAAAAGGTATCAACTAAAAAGAAAAAGGAAACGTTAGCCGCACGAGCCGAGAATATTAAACAAAAACTCTTTTTAGGCAATGAAACAATGGAATTTTTAGAATATGTAGATTGTGAATATGAACACAAACTTTCTAAACGCGCTCTTTCCTCTTTCCGAAAAAATAAAGAAAGAGATTTAGCCATTATTGCTTTGCTGCTAGCATCTGGAGTTCGTCTTTCAGAGGCTGTTAACCTTGATCTTAAGGATGTTAATCTCAATATGATGATTATTGAAGTTACCCGTAAGGGCGGCAAACACGATTCGGTTAATGTCGCTGGTTTCGCTAAACCTTACTTAGAAAACTATATTACTATCAGACAGGGGCGTTATAAGGCTGAAAAGACTGATCTAGCCTTCTTTTTATCCGAATATCGTGGTATTCCTAATCGCATGGATGCTTCTTCTATTGAAAAAATGGTTGCTAAATATTCGCAAGATTTCAAAATCCGCGTCACTCCTCATAAATTAAGGCATACACTTGCAACCAGGTTATATGATGCTACCAAATCACAAGTTTTGGTCAGTCATCAATTAGGACATGCTTCTACTCAAGTAACAGACCTTTATACTCACATCGTTAATGATGAACAAAAAAATGCCTTAGACAAATTGTAA